The segment ATTGTTATGCCATTCGCAAGTAATAATTTCTCCATTGTCGCGGATGTTCTCATTAATGTTGCGCTTTCCTCCTGTCTGTTCTATCAATCGCGTGATTACTTTGCTGACCTCAGGCTGCACGTTACTGGGAATCCAGTAATCGCAAGGTTTCCCAAGCGCTTCATCTCTCGATGTGCCAAACATAAACTCTGCGGCTGGATTCCACTCTTTGACCGTGAGTTGGGGTGTCCATTCAATAATCGCGAGGGGCGCATGTTGAACTAAAAGCGCTAATCGCTGCTCAGACTGAGATCGCGCAAGTTCTGCTTGTCTACGTTCTGCTTCGCTATTCACACGATCGGTAATGTTAATTCCCATTGAAACAATGCTCATCACACTACCATTCGGAGCGAGTAACGGATAGTGAAACCATTCACAAATAATCGTTTCACCGCTCAAAGTCAAATGTTTCTGGATCTGTTGTGTTGTTCCTGATTGGGTCAGTAATGGGGCAATGACGGTTAAAAAGTCTGCTTTGAGAAACTCTGGCAAAATTTTCTCAAGCGACTGCCCGACAGCTTCTTTTCGGGAGTAGCCAAATGTTCGTTGTGCAGCAAAGTTCCAGGTTTGGATTTTATAGTCTGCTCCCCATTCGACAAAAACAAATGGGGATTGTTGAATGAGTAAGGTCAGCCGCTGCTGCGATCGCATTAATGCAACTTCTGCGGCTTTCCGTTCTTGAATCGCTTGATCCAGTTGATCTGAATTTGCGGATTCTGTCTCTTTGATCGTTGCAACGATCAGGGGCATTCCTTGAACAGCGGATTTTACAACCGAAATCTCTTGAGTCCCGCCATTGGCATCATACAGATATCCCGTTTGAGTTCCGGCTGTCAGTCCTGTTGTGAGGTCAGGTGAGAGAATACGATCGACATTGCGAAGAAATTCAGCCGCGCTATAGTGTGCGAGCGTGCATAAAGCTTGATTGGCAAAAACGATTTGCTGATGATGATTCTGAACAAAAATTGGCGTTGCAACTTGATCGAGAACTCGCCAAAGATATCCTGTCGCATCTGATGTTGCTTCAAACTGATCTTCCCCGATCATTACCCGCTTCCTAACCTGAAATACGTTCTTGTTAGCGTTCCCAAAAAGGAATCGGTCGATTGAGCATGAGACCCTACAAATATCCAGCAGGATCAACAGGCTCACCGTCTTTCCTGACTTCAAAGTGTAAATGTGGTCCTGTGGATAATCCGGTCGAACCTGTCGCCGCGATCGCTTTTCCTCGCTCCACCGTTTGCCCTTCACTCACATACAATTCCTGCGCGTGAGCATACATCGTTGTGATTCCATTCCCATGATCCAGAATGACCGAATTTCCATATCCGCCATACCATCCGGCAAAAATGACAACGCCTCGATCGGCTGCCATAATCGGGCTACCGTAATCTGCCCCAAAATCGATTCCAGCATGGAATCGCTGATATCCCAAAATTGGGTGCATTCGATATCCGAATCCACTGGTGATCGGGCCTGCACTCGGTAAGTTGAATTGACCCGTTCCCAAAATCACAATTCCGTTGCGAGCACGTTCTTCCGCAATCCGCTTTTGAATCAATTCGCCAATGCTTTTGGAATCTTTCTCTAATTGTGCTTCTGCGGCTTCTAATGCCCGACGATTGGTTCTGAGACGCTCGACAATTTCTTTCTGATACTCTGCCTGCTGCTCAAATTGCGCCTTCTGTGCCATTAACTGTTGAGCAATCAGGGCAATATTATTCTTTTGCTGTTCAACTTGCTGCCGTTGGCGATCGACTTTCGCCGCTTCTATTTTTAAGTCTGTTAGCGTTTTACGATCGTTTTTATAGATCTGTTTGAGCCGGAACCGTCGATCGAGAAAATCATTCAAGTCTTGACTTTGTAATAAAACTGCCCAGCCATTACTGCCCTGCTGACGTTGCAAAAATCTCAGACGAGAAACGGTGGAAGATTGCCGTTGCTGATAAGTTCTCTCGGTTGCGGCTAAATCTTTCTCCAAATTCTTCAAGACTTGATTAGCATTCATCAAGTTTGCTTCAGTTGCCTTGATCTGGCTAGTCGTTACCTGGATATTACGTCGAATTCCGGTGAGATCTTTTTGTGCTAATCGTTCTTGGCGTTGCACTTTTTCTCGCTCTTTCTGTACGAGTTCTCGCTGTTGATCAACTTGCTGCTGCTTCTGTTTGAGTTGATCGACTTCTTGAGCAAAGGCAGGCAACGTCAAACTCAGATAAAGCAAACTCGCGCAGAACCAAATTAGCCAAACTCGTTTCATCAACGCGAAAAATTGTGCGATCGCCAGCATGTTATCGACTCAGTGCACTGTCAAAACAGGAACCATTATGTCGGAATCTAAAATTTCGGCACTGCTGAAATCACGGGAAAGCGCCACAAATGACTCAAACAAAGTCTGACGTGTGGATGCCATGAAAACAACCTCGGTAAAAACTCAGAATTTCAAATTTCACATCAAGCTCTTTCTCTATCTGCTAGAAACTTTTTGAATCCGTCATACCACTGATATGAATTGTATAAATTAATCAATTTCTAAATATGATACACAGACGGTTCAGACTGAATTGATTGGAATTTTGATAGGAAACGTTCAACGCTACAAGATGAATGTGACCGTATGACCACTGAATAATGTAACTTTTGTGAAGTGATTCTAAAGTCAGCAAAATTATCAGGAACGACTCATCGATCAATGTAATAAGTTGTACATAGACTTTCAAATATTACTCAGATGTCAAAACCCTTGTCACCTAATAAGCTGCTAATCTACTCAGGGATTCTGAGTTTAAGCTTACTCTCTATTGCGAACCCAGCATTTGCGAATAATGGCAGATCGCAATCTACTACCACGACGACCACGACTGTTGTAGGTCCTACCCAAACGGCAACTCCAGCAACCAGTTCTTTTACAGTTGGACTGGCAGATTTAGGTAAGATCTTCCGCGTTAACTTTGATGGGAACGTTGGCACTCAAGCTGTTGCAGGGTTGTCTTCATTTGTTGACTTCACTTTCAAAGGATTTGAGACTGTTGCTGGAAACACGATCGCGAAGTTTCAAGCGGTGTTGGACGACACTTCTAGCGGTGGCATTACCTCTCGTGTAACGGGATTAGGCTTCAACACAAGCTCGACGCTTCTGAGTTCAAGCGCGAGCGGTTTGTTTGATAAGGCACATTTGAATGGTGCATTTCCAAATCAGTTTGGCAATGTAAATGTTTGCTTCAACGCTGGAAACACTTGCCAAGGGGGCGGAAATGGCGGTATCGCCACGGCTGGGGGTACTGGAACGTTTGACTTCTCACTCACACTGGCGGGTGCAGTCAATAGCCTCACACTCAATAATCTTGGAGTTCGTTACCAGAGCATTGCGGGTACATCATTAGGCTCAAGCGGTACGGGTCGTGCGACTTCCGTCACTGTGACTAATCCTCCGACTACTCCACCAACTAATCCTCCGACCACTCCACCGACTACTCCACCAACCACCCCACCGACTACTCCACCAACCACCCCACCGACCACTCCACCAACCACCCCACCGACCACTCCACCGACCACTCCACCAACCACTCCACCGACCACTCCACCAACCACCCCACCGACCACTCCACCGACCACTCCACCGACCACTCCACCAACCACCCCACCGACCACTCCACCGACCACTCCACCAACCACCCCACCGACCACTCCACCGACTACCCCACCAACCACTCCCCCAGTTACTCCTCCGGTGACTCCCCCAGTTACTCCTCCGGTGACTCCTCCAGTTACTCCTCCAATATTCGACACGCCGATCGATGGAACAAAACCCAACGATCCGACCCCACCGGTTACTCCTCCGGCACCTCCAACTCCTCCAAAACCGCCCACACCTAAACCTACGAAAGTACCTGAACCTGGCACGATCGCAGCATTAGCGTTAGTGAGCGCGATCGCAGTGCGTTACCGCAAACAACGCGATACCGAAGCGGAAATCTAAATCCGTTAGAAAACACGACAATCATCAAAAAAGAGAGTGCAAAACTTCACTCTCTTTTTTCTTGTTTTTTACGATCGCTGGAGTTGTTCGGCTAACAATCCTTGCGCTCTAGGGCGATAGAGCAGATAGAACAGCGATTCAATGTATCGCATCATATCTTCGCGATGATCCTGCGAAGTGTAATTCCAGAAGCCATAAATTTTGGCAAGTGAGAGCAGCCGCGTTGTATGAATTTTCCAAGTGTAAGTACTGTAGACTCGCTCGATTCCCCGCTGCGAAATCTGGCTCCAATAGTGCGGATCGCGATCGCACTGGTCTAGAAACTCTAAAATTACTTCTGCTGTTTCTTCGTAATTGGTTGGATTGATATAAAATCCATTCACTTTGTTCTGAATAATTTCAAGTGGACCTCCAAATCGAGTTGCAAACATGGGCAGTCCAGTCACCATCGCTTCAAGAATCGTCAAGCCAAATGCCTCAAATAAAGCAGGCTGCACAAAAATTCCTTCTCGATCAGCAATGACTCGATACACCTCTCCCGTGTCAATTTTGGGCAGACGCACACCAAGCCAGCGAATTTTGCCCTTGAGCTGATAGCGATCGATAATTTCATACAGCTTTTCGATTTCGCTAATTTCTTCGTGATCGGTTGAATCATCGGTGCGAAGTTTCCCCGCAATTAGGATCAAATTACATCGCTCTTGCAGAGATTCACTTTGTCCATAAGTCTCAGCCAGTCCTGTGAGATTTTTAATGCGATCAAGTCTCGCCATCGAGAATAACGGACGTTTATCTGGATTATCCAATTTGCCGTAGATTTGTTCAGGATCGTCATCGTAAAACAGAAGATTCTCTAGCCGTTCTCGATCGTTTAATAGTCGATCTTCTGTGCGAGTAAAGGGAAAGAATACGGCTTCATTCACACCCGGAGGAACAACGTTGAATTTAGGACTAAATAACTCAATCCCATCAACAACATGGTACAAATCTGGCATAGTAAAAGATTTGTAAGATTCGTACTGACCAACGCTTTCAGGTGTGCCAACGATCTCTTGATAGGTGCTGCTAATGATAAAGTTTGCTGCATTCATTGCAATCAAATCTGCCGTAAATTGCAGCGAGAAATGATATTTATCTTCTAGATCTTGCCAGTAAAGATTGCTAAAAAGATATTTCGATTTCTCAAGCGCATGAGCAATAATACAATGTGTTACTTTGAGTCGTCTTGCTAGTAAAAAAGCAACGAGGTTTCCGTCAGAATAGTTACCGATAATTAAATCCGGTCTGCCTTGAAACTCCGCTCGAAGCTCACGTTCTGCATCGATTGCAAAGGTTTCCAAATACGGCCAAATCTCGAATCGAGAAATCCAATTTTGTGTCAAATGTGGATTAAATTCTCGAAATGGAACTCTTAAAATCCAAGCATCTGTTGTGCCATAAATCTTTTCAAGTCTCTGATTACAAAGTGTTCCATCACTATTTGGAATCAATCGCGTTAAAACGATGACTTTCGGCTGCACACCCAAGATAGCTAAACCTGCAAGTTCAAGATCCTCTTGCAACTGTTTTTCCAAGCTTTTAACCTGATCTAGAATGTAGACGACTTGCCCGCCCGTATCAGGTCTGCCTAAAACTCCTTCTTGTCCAAACCATCCATGCGGCGAAATTAATGCCACTCTAAAGATCATTGGAATTCGCGAGATAAAAGCATCTAAAGTTTGGTGATCAGGTGAATCAATTAATTGATCTAAAATTTCTAACGTTTCTCGAACCCTTGCCGCTGTGTTACCCCAACCTGGTTCAAATCCTAAATCTTGTAATTCAAATCGAAAGGTTTGATAAGGATCATTTGGATCACGATCGCTGACAATTCCTAAGGCTTGCTTCACGCGATCGCTTAATTCTTCGGTGGAGCGAATCCGCTCATTAATCAACAATTGAAGCCCGTTATATCGATGTAACTGTAGAAATTGATATAACGAAACTTGCCCCTTTTTCTCATCTTGAAATAATTGGCTAGATAGAAAACGGTTGAGATATTCAACACCTTTTCCAATGTTTTTTGGATCACGCAATACAGGCGAATAGTCATAGAAGGGCGCAAAATCAATTTCGTATACATCCCCTTCTTGGGGATGATAGTGGTTGACAAAGCGATCGCGTAAATCTAGCAATTCTTGAACACTCATCGGTTCTACTGTCAAATCCTCAAGGATTCGGTACGCCTCCTGCTTTGCAATTCTCGGACGGATGATTAGACAAAAAAAGTCGTTTTCTAAAATGATTTCTTGAACATATCGGATTAATTTTTGTAGATTTGGTGAATCGGAAAATTGCTCTGACTTTTCATTAAAGAGTTGAAGAATTTCATTTCTAAGTAAATACTTTTTATCAGCCGATCTTAATAAGCTCGCAAATTGACGAAAATTCGATCGTTCCTCACTCTTGAGAACAGCTTGAATTAACTCTGACATCTTTCCTCACTCTCGATTTCAGTACTTCCATCTCCGGTTTTCCCAAAATAATTCTCATTTGGGGAAGATACTTTACATAATTTGAAATAACCCTACATCTCGATCCATTCTTTAAATTCACGACAAAACGCTAACTCAAATTCCTATCTTTTTCGTCTGTCAATCGAAACAACTTGCAATCCGCTCAATGACTCAATATGATCTATCCGTTGCAGCCCCACCATTAAGGCATGACTCCTGACACTTCTGTTTCGCCCACTCCCATTGACCCGCTCTCAGTGACTTCAGATTCAACTCTGGAGAAGCCTCTAGAAGCCCCTACACCTTCCTCAGACACTCCAACCGCTGAGAACCCTAAAACTGATGTCACTGCATCTAGTGACGCTCATGCATCCAGCGAGATCACGGATAGCAGTCTTTCTACATCGAGCGAGCTATCTCCTCAGACAGTCGCGATCGCAGATCTCCAAGTCCGCCTCAAAACAAAAGAGGGGGAACTGCATCTGATTTTGCCGCCCGAATCCGAGAATTCAAAGATTGCCCTGGCTTGGGTAGAACTGTGGCAGCAATTCAAACAGCTTTTAATGGGTCAGGAACGATTTTGGCAGCCGAATACCCCTGTGCATTTGGTCAGTGACGATCGCTTGCTCGATACACGGCAAATTAGCGCGATCGCAGAAGCTTTGGCTGAAGTGCAATTGCAATTGAAATGGGTGCATACCCGTCGTCGTCAAAC is part of the Leptolyngbya boryana PCC 6306 genome and harbors:
- a CDS encoding cistern family PEP-CTERM protein gives rise to the protein MSKPLSPNKLLIYSGILSLSLLSIANPAFANNGRSQSTTTTTTTVVGPTQTATPATSSFTVGLADLGKIFRVNFDGNVGTQAVAGLSSFVDFTFKGFETVAGNTIAKFQAVLDDTSSGGITSRVTGLGFNTSSTLLSSSASGLFDKAHLNGAFPNQFGNVNVCFNAGNTCQGGGNGGIATAGGTGTFDFSLTLAGAVNSLTLNNLGVRYQSIAGTSLGSSGTGRATSVTVTNPPTTPPTNPPTTPPTTPPTTPPTTPPTTPPTTPPTTPPTTPPTTPPTTPPTTPPTTPPTTPPTTPPTTPPTTPPTTPPTTPPTTPPTTPPTTPPTTPPVTPPVTPPVTPPVTPPVTPPIFDTPIDGTKPNDPTPPVTPPAPPTPPKPPTPKPTKVPEPGTIAALALVSAIAVRYRKQRDTEAEI
- a CDS encoding sucrose synthase translates to MSELIQAVLKSEERSNFRQFASLLRSADKKYLLRNEILQLFNEKSEQFSDSPNLQKLIRYVQEIILENDFFCLIIRPRIAKQEAYRILEDLTVEPMSVQELLDLRDRFVNHYHPQEGDVYEIDFAPFYDYSPVLRDPKNIGKGVEYLNRFLSSQLFQDEKKGQVSLYQFLQLHRYNGLQLLINERIRSTEELSDRVKQALGIVSDRDPNDPYQTFRFELQDLGFEPGWGNTAARVRETLEILDQLIDSPDHQTLDAFISRIPMIFRVALISPHGWFGQEGVLGRPDTGGQVVYILDQVKSLEKQLQEDLELAGLAILGVQPKVIVLTRLIPNSDGTLCNQRLEKIYGTTDAWILRVPFREFNPHLTQNWISRFEIWPYLETFAIDAERELRAEFQGRPDLIIGNYSDGNLVAFLLARRLKVTHCIIAHALEKSKYLFSNLYWQDLEDKYHFSLQFTADLIAMNAANFIISSTYQEIVGTPESVGQYESYKSFTMPDLYHVVDGIELFSPKFNVVPPGVNEAVFFPFTRTEDRLLNDRERLENLLFYDDDPEQIYGKLDNPDKRPLFSMARLDRIKNLTGLAETYGQSESLQERCNLILIAGKLRTDDSTDHEEISEIEKLYEIIDRYQLKGKIRWLGVRLPKIDTGEVYRVIADREGIFVQPALFEAFGLTILEAMVTGLPMFATRFGGPLEIIQNKVNGFYINPTNYEETAEVILEFLDQCDRDPHYWSQISQRGIERVYSTYTWKIHTTRLLSLAKIYGFWNYTSQDHREDMMRYIESLFYLLYRPRAQGLLAEQLQRS
- a CDS encoding PAS domain-containing sensor histidine kinase — its product is MIGEDQFEATSDATGYLWRVLDQVATPIFVQNHHQQIVFANQALCTLAHYSAAEFLRNVDRILSPDLTTGLTAGTQTGYLYDANGGTQEISVVKSAVQGMPLIVATIKETESANSDQLDQAIQERKAAEVALMRSQQRLTLLIQQSPFVFVEWGADYKIQTWNFAAQRTFGYSRKEAVGQSLEKILPEFLKADFLTVIAPLLTQSGTTQQIQKHLTLSGETIICEWFHYPLLAPNGSVMSIVSMGINITDRVNSEAERRQAELARSQSEQRLALLVQHAPLAIIEWTPQLTVKEWNPAAEFMFGTSRDEALGKPCDYWIPSNVQPEVSKVITRLIEQTGGKRNINENIRDNGEIITCEWHNNTVLDADGNIVSIVSTVLDITERIRLETEREQTAIALQNSEQQLRQKAQELEQAFRQLQKTQTQLIQTEKMSSLGQLVAGIAHEINNPVSFIYGNLEPAKQYVEDLLSVIWLYHEAYPVPPQKIAEELEALDLEFMQHDVFKLLDSMGTGAERIRDIVRSLRNFSRHDEAELKAVDLREGLESTLMLLQHLLKANRASGTSMMRPAIQVTQNSDRLPKVQCFAGLLNQVFMNLISNAIEAIDERWLLEEIDFIPEITIEAVLFTEEVDGQPTQWVRIQITDNGIGMSVATHQRLFDPFFTTKPIGQGSGLGLSISYQIVTEQHGGRLWCDHQAERGATFVIEIPVRQLQWS
- the minC gene encoding septum site-determining protein MinC, with the protein product MTPDTSVSPTPIDPLSVTSDSTLEKPLEAPTPSSDTPTAENPKTDVTASSDAHASSEITDSSLSTSSELSPQTVAIADLQVRLKTKEGELHLILPPESENSKIALAWVELWQQFKQLLMGQERFWQPNTPVHLVSDDRLLDTRQISAIAEALAEVQLQLKWVHTRRRQTAVVAATAGYSVEQITAASPLLPNSEPATAMEDPLYIQMTLRSGAEIRHNGTVVVVGDLNPGSSIIAEGDILVWGRLRGVAHAGCKGNAKCLIMALQMEPTQIRIADYVARAPETPLAQYFPEVAYVSPQGSIRIARAADFAARKEEPNFS
- a CDS encoding murein hydrolase activator EnvC family protein, yielding MLAIAQFFALMKRVWLIWFCASLLYLSLTLPAFAQEVDQLKQKQQQVDQQRELVQKEREKVQRQERLAQKDLTGIRRNIQVTTSQIKATEANLMNANQVLKNLEKDLAATERTYQQRQSSTVSRLRFLQRQQGSNGWAVLLQSQDLNDFLDRRFRLKQIYKNDRKTLTDLKIEAAKVDRQRQQVEQQKNNIALIAQQLMAQKAQFEQQAEYQKEIVERLRTNRRALEAAEAQLEKDSKSIGELIQKRIAEERARNGIVILGTGQFNLPSAGPITSGFGYRMHPILGYQRFHAGIDFGADYGSPIMAADRGVVIFAGWYGGYGNSVILDHGNGITTMYAHAQELYVSEGQTVERGKAIAATGSTGLSTGPHLHFEVRKDGEPVDPAGYL